The sequence tggttaaaaattcattttattagttggatATTTAtgtctttgatttaaattttaactatttaattgaaaattcgtagttttttcggttagaaataaattttttataccgaaagattaaatattttattattggttgaaaattggtcgtgtttagttgaaaatacaagaatttggttaaaaagtttatatattttgttgtaaattagtattttttgtgtagaaaattaatcttcttggttgaaagcttaactacttggttgaaagtgaaaatattttgttagaaatttattttattgattcaagattaatctctggttaaaaatttaattactttgtgaaaaactcatcctttttgttcaatttagttttttaaagtaaagatttaactgttccattattagatcaaaattcatgtactttattaaaaattattttttttttttgtaaaaattaatttttttcgttggttgaagatttattagcttaataaaagttaatcactttggtttaaaatttattttcttcagttgaaaattaggctttttcgttgaaaatgaattattttgtttgaaaattaacttttgaactttttatttgaaaattgaactattcggtttgaagattcatcttttttggtagaaaattaaccttcttggtttaaaaattcaagaatttgcctttatttttttctctcttaattgaaaaatcctctctgtttgaaaatttaaaaattaatttaaaattaataactcttaagtttgaaaaaatctattaaattaaaatttaaataattaaaataaaaaacccttaaattaaaattattctaaaatcgtaaaaaattaaatgctttctaattggaaacttaaaaaattattgaatccaaacttgaagtgttaaaaatttaataatttcaaattttattttaaaatgtaagcaTTTGTAAATTGGGATCTTGAAACTAAGTCGTTAGAAtgcctaattttcaaattgtgcatcataatttgtgaaatttaattattttattctaaaagtgcaaaattaataatttgaaaatcaaggGGAACAACATTATGTTTAAGCCAGTTtcataaaatgtcaataaataaataacagactttcACGTTGCCATGGTGATAGAAAAAGTCGCGAGACAAAAAACACCCGAAAAGCGAGCGGAAACATGGGAGCTTAAATGTGAACGAAATGAATGAATCATagattataaatataattctggTTACAActggtaattctaaaatattttgttttaccaattttccattttaggtcttcgtttttaagcgtacattttttattttgtagaatttataatGCCGCTTTAAagagttatataaatatataaatacatatgaataatttgattaaaattatattattaaaactttataaattattttcaatttctaaataatttcaatttaatagattcataataattagcaatatttgattgtttatttaaaatgaacatttataaatcgaatatttaaaactaaaaaatttgaaactgaattgttcaaaattaaaagccctgaatcaacaaattttaatttgtaattgaaagtgtTAACTCTTGATGTATAagtataaattaaacaattattaatttgaaatgacgtaatattaaaataattaaacttaaaaggATTCATGTGTAAgaaaacgatgacttttttcggaattggaagaggaacttttttgttttttacatttttattgagtttgaaacgaggaaaatcttgtttttaatttttcttgatttggcagagggacattttttattttaaacattttcattgaatTGGAAGagagaagattttatttttacatttttttcataattggaagcggatattttttctttttcgaatttttattgagttgaaagggaggaattttttatttttaatctttttttctgaactggaaagacatttttttgttttttagatttttatcgagttggaagttagaaaatttttgttttcaatattttatgaatttaaaggattattcattattattaacatttttttaaaatggaacggaggaaattttggttttgaattttttctgaatttaaagaggcaatttgttaaaaacatttttattgagttgaaagcaGTTGAAGAGGggggactttttttttaaaatctttttttatggtTTGGAACagcgttatttaaaaaaaaacatttttattaaattggaagggaggaaatgtatatttcatttttttctgatttggaagggggacatttttttattttaaagatttttatccaGTTAGAAAGGAGGAAATTTCAGTTTTAGTTTTGTCTGAATTATaacaggaatatttttttatttgtaagatttttattaatttgaaaggaaaCAAAGTTTGTTTATCAATTCTTATTCTGAATAATTGAAAGACGCTGCTGTttactttctgaaatttttattcagtGGCCGGGGGATATatttggtatttttaacattCAGATGAAAAGGGGGAATTTTTAATGATCAATTCTGTACAGAATTGGAAAAGggacaagatttatttttaacgtgTTCATTAATGTGAGTTAAAAGGGAAGATTAGTTTTCATTTAGTGCATTGAAAATGTTAGTTTcgatctatttatattttttactcagaaattttttaactgctcaatttttattaaagaattaaaataaatttaatctataaaaagtgaatttagaaaaacaatCCCTGTTTAGAAACAAttcttcagattttgaaaattccttgcgtcaaataagaatttgttttaatttaaaatttagtattttttaaaatgtttttcttgtctttttttgtaaaattacaatggCCTTATAGACAATAAGAATGTGTAgcagaaaatatagttttttttcaatgaaagagagcAGAAACCAGAAACTATGATTCGTATGCCTTAAATAatcatacaataattttaaagattaaattaaattatggtgTTATTATGCCTGACATTTGATTAAAGATgctgaaaatgatgaaaatcaaaATGCGTAAAATACATAGgcattctattttattataactttaaaTTCAGAGATTcagtaatcatttaaaaataatttcatacttCTCTTTTAATTCTTTACATTCATTTATTCCTgcagaaattatttcttgaagcaATTGATtcaagacttttttcttttcgtttGTTAAGAAAATGAGTGTTAATTGAAATCGATTGCACCGACTAAATATACTGAAAACATCAATCATatctttgattttttcatttgataattgaCTTAGGCACAAATCAATCACCTCCTCGAAAAATTCCTGGGGCACTTCAGTAAGAAATATTCTTCCCAAATCCTCTCTGGAATTAAAAAAACCgctttttgcattatttatattctgaaattatttaaatacttttttacggtttactattaaatattgtttaaaagaaaatcattaataCCTCGTATTGACTAAgtattcaaatttcgaattaGGATCCACTATTATTTTCCACCTACTCATGAATTCTTTTCTGTCCTTTGGAATAGATTTTGGAAGGttttcttcagttttgggaagTGGTATTTCTAATTCAGTATTTTTGACGATTGTTGAATCCAAGGACCATTCTTCTGGTCGATTTGCGAAACTATTTAGTGGtatcggaattttatttttaacatcatTCTTCTCCAAAGGTTTCAAGTGTGCACCATTCacctatgaaaaaaaaaattttgtcaagtgataacttttaaaaatttgattgatattaaagttaaaaatgaactaagaAAAGTGGCTTTTGTGCACCATTTCTCGAAAGTGATTGTAGGTCGGTACTCTTTGTTCAACTGCTCTAATTTTTGCGTCATTTTGCAGTTGATATAGTTCATCTTCTCTCAGAGCTTGATGCAATTCTTCTTCCAAATGTTTGTAATCCACTCgttcttttaaaatactcatttttattattcaggaagcTTGAAAAGGTTGGAAAATGCACGAAGGGTAAAGTAATTTAAGTTATTAGGTTGCTATAGTTACAGGGTAACAATTGGTAACAATGGATTTACAGTATGCTTATATagagaatacacattttttaatatccttgCGAAGGAAAATGATACTAGGTCAGGgcgagaaataaaaattctttggaattatttttcattttgaacagaGTGATATTATGAATTTCTGcagtttttttggaattaattttttttttatctcgaaTCTTCGGCTTCCATGTAGTAACTTTCCTGgagtaaaaaaatgtcaagctcTCAGGAGCAacagtgaatttttaatacaattttaaccctcaaacggtacactccaaCCCAGCATACATAAACGGTACACTAGTTCgaatttgtttgtttcaaatgttaatattaaatatttaatatatttgggAATAATCCGCTGTAGCTGTGTTTGTGTAAATGCCAACAGGATGAAAAAACGTTGGGTGCgtattcgcaccagtgtacctttTGAGGGTTAAAACTTTGCGTTTGGgcgaaatttggaattttgtttattGTGACCTATAAATGGCCGAGgcttttttggaattattttatcatttattttgattatttggcTTTCAGATAATAACTTTTATGGAGTAAACAAATTTCAAGCTCTTAGGatcaaaagtgaattttgaaaacttttttagaatttattttatttttttattttgattatttggcTTCCAGATAGTAACTTTCCTGAAGTAAAAAATTGCAAGCTCTTAGGAGCAACAGTAaatttttaagacagttttaaaGCTCtgcttttgattgaaatttagaatttttttatgggaGCCTGTAAATAGTTACGGcttttttagaattaagtttttatttcgaATCGTCGGCTTTCAGATTGTAAATTTCCTGGAGTAAAAAAATGCAAGCTCTTAGGAGCAGGAGGCGATTTTTGAGACAATTTGAAAGCTCTGCTTTTAggtgaaatttagattttttatggtGATCTGTAAATTGCCGCGTGTTTTTTATTTCGCCTGTAAGTTATTTCGAATCTTTCGCTTCCAGATAATTCTtggaattaatcaaatttagcatgTCCTAGACCTAGGAGCAAgaggaaatttttaagaaaatttgaaagttctgCCTTTGgcgaaattttgcatttttcgatagTGGACTATGAATGGCTATAGCTTTTATGGaataattgtttgttcttttcgaaAAGAGTTTCTTTGACTTCCAGATAGTGACTTTCCTggtgttaacaaaatttaaagttttttgaaaaatcgttttttttttttggttgatagtaaattttttaaacttaaaaagtaactatttcgttctttgatgaaaattcactctttttagttaaaaatttatatattttgttgaaaatttgcctttttggtagaaaattatacttctttgttaaaatttattattttgttgttaaaaataaactgtttagttgaaaaaagaattgttcagagaaatttattcttttttggttgaaagtgcaacaCTTTgcatgaaattcaactattttcttgaattaaactgtatttgattaaaaattataataatttttagttgaaatatcaactattacatttttcgttgaaaactcattttttgaccgaagatttgaattttgttggaaagttggtcttttttggtaaaaaatttaacttttctgttgaaattattttattgttaaaaatcaactgtttggtttcaaatatatattttttgatataaatttaatgttttttgctgcaaaatgaaatttttttgatgaattcaatgattttttgaggtaaactttttttgtattaaaatttataatcatttttggttgaaatatcagttattacttatgtcttaaaaattaattttttggctgaagattcataattattgttgaaaattcatttattttgttgaaaatttgtcttttttggtataaaattaattttctttattgaaattatatattttttggttaaaaatcaactttgtagttacaaaattatcttttttaatagattttttttttgttaaattaaaatgatttttattcaaattaagatattatttagttgaaaattcaagtatttagttgtaaactcaactatttagtttaaaattcaaataattagttaaacattgaactacttttttcacattcatttttttaattgaagattaaaaatttcacttaaaaattcatatttgtgcttgagaatttctttttgttttcgttggaaatatttttttaattgaaaatttaagtattcaattttaggttgaaagctgatccttttttagtttaaaatttaattatttagttgaaaattcatgtattttgttgaaaatgcgtcttttggttgaaaattaacattcttggttgaaaattcctcttcgtaggctgaaaattgaactattgaaaattgaacttttttttaaatgacatttaagatagaaaatccgtaatttttgattgagaattcgactgttttataaaaaattcgtctttttttgacttggaaattctactattttgttgaaaatttaactgtttttgattgaaatttaatcttttttgtttgagaattcgacaattttgttgaatattcaattatttggttgaaagttcatctctgtGGTTTACAAGTTGAACTGttgggttataaattcatctttcttatttgaaaactgaatttttttttttaatttatctgttcggattcaaaatttatctgttttcttaaaaatttgtctttgaagcTTAAAGACTCGactcttttgatgaaatttcatctcttgataagaaattaatctttttttgttgaactatatttttgaaaatgcaatatatttcgatttgaaagcttagaaatttaaagcgtttcttattgaattaaatatcgtacctacattaattttattaaaaagaatttatttccttatCATTTTCCCTATTATTCTCCTATCTGTGTAAAAAATGACTCTATATAccctgtttttagaaaatttttgactttgaaaaatccTAGGAGCAATCgataattttttgggaaattaattagcttttagataaaataataataataataatatccttAAATAAGAAACcccccaaatattttttttgtattcttgtATCTTCCTAGACCAGTTGGAAAGTTTTGTGAATAATAGCAGTGTTTATTTTATAAAGGCAATATATTTGGaactttgaaatcaaaaaagGAACTATAGATTGGAAAGTTCCTGAATGACAAATTAAATTACCTCAAATCAGAAAGAATTTTGTAGAGCCTCATTGTTCTAAGAGGATTTTAAGAAGTAAAATAATATCAGAGTTTTTTCTTAAAGAAGTGTATCTTAAGCATTCTTTACTTCTATACGTTTTTTTACCCAAATATGAacctcaataaaaattattttgtttttattccctgttttttttttttaattctaccgaTTATTTGATAAGATAAACAGAAAGGAGACTATACTCATGGTTCTATCTTTGCATGAATTGTCGGTGCAACGTGCTGACCACGTTGTATGGGGATAATTTTAGATTTCAACCCGCTTCAAGGGGCCTTGTAAGGCTAGGCACAGCTGGGGTCTACGACCAGAGATCTACACTCTGATTTTCAAGTCTGCATCTCTCTTAAAACTTGAcaaaacctatttttaaaattttccaaatcgtTTCCTCATTCTCCTGTAATATTATCAATAATCGGGATTCATTCTGTATCCCCTAAATTTCTGAAAGAGTTCTTCAAATAGATAATTTAGCTCTAA is a genomic window of Belonocnema kinseyi isolate 2016_QV_RU_SX_M_011 chromosome 8, B_treatae_v1, whole genome shotgun sequence containing:
- the LOC117178158 gene encoding coiled-coil domain-containing protein 103; the protein is MSILKERVDYKHLEEELHQALREDELYQLQNDAKIRAVEQRVPTYNHFREMVNGAHLKPLEKNDVKNKIPIPLNSFANRPEEWSLDSTIVKNTELEIPLPKTEENLPKSIPKDRKEFMSRWKIIVDPNSKFEYLVNTREDLGRIFLTEVPQEFFEEVIDLCLSQLSNEKIKDMIDVFSIFSRCNRFQLTLIFLTNEKKKVLNQLLQEIISAGINECKELKEKYEIIFK